A single genomic interval of Saccharomyces eubayanus strain FM1318 chromosome IV, whole genome shotgun sequence harbors:
- the AIM3 gene encoding Aim3p, protein MGFWEDNKGSITSGLKSAGKYGYQGTKFVAKSGYKAGKKHYNTSKSQREKKNGKNKSDEEIESDEEEYERKPADIRTLKNPNSFPPPPLKAGQRTYTGQQQQQQMPGEESYGASQAAYQAQPGVSPMGQSQYAQPQYAQYPQQQQAPVAQQTPTYGPQGQQVPPYGSYSNSTSFQSLPQQNQPQNPIQSQTSLNSGSQQNTGFPAQSPGYGYPQLASPTQPQPLLPQNNNQYQQQQQQQSPQNPAIQYGSQGLPNYGQPQYPSNPQQVGQSQQQPPSQFGQQVLPPPVQQQQHQFQPQAGQPGLQTPGQSSFNAFGQQQQQQQQQQQQQQPLNQNTVSGPYSNNEFNSASAYGQPMPNSINMQGTNQNYGAPPMQSQPPIGGQPAIPERMQPQPQALPPRNAYQAEPSIDSSQSTPHFEVAPYDPDAPAPRPKIDMPIVDVSNLPPPPTHRDRGATVKRESTPSVGSLPDTNKKTLPSVTSSPAISLLQKNPEPIAISNGPEPIVMSNEPDPAVMTNEPEPTKEPDSSAKQSEENTTKPSILGHYDVQVNFAPPPKPFRHKPNSEPSDHSRKLFTPEQKAPQLPSRNNSELSDQPSRTKSNSTEPVSPASSGGVHEAPISNFLPPPKPFRHTENQQGQGAGLPSFKKKNDISQTPFREQIENVKPPLQPKSDSRFQPRSRPVLMETQSIESFQPPPKPFRRPQQERSFSSDNDSTTDNDSANRVDESEANNSRGRGRIVKHDGAHDAHDAHARYKSENSDEKDHDEYSQNTSAGFGRKKVSAPPPPPPHKPQRLGEAAVATEIKNVKGLNTHEKSPFSPPAVSLPSRPPMQASESIKKAPPPVVKPKPKTLSLKNNEPPKELVRKNTADLVKGAGQDEKLNSITNELSQFKLRKTNVNLEDLGNSKKLKESSPIDSDLDENYVSASGSVSPPRPPPSRSSAIKVPPLVLKKNDNLKKKPPIVPKKKSLLTALEPRPIGMEKAGSLDNSDDSDDLNPFERYKRNVVPQEEDRLHKQK, encoded by the coding sequence ATGGGATTTTGGGAGGATAACAAAGGTTCTATTACCTCAGGGCTGAAGAGCGCTGGAAAGTATGGTTACCAAGGAACTAAATTCGTCGCCAAGTCAGGATACAAGGCAGGAAAGAAACACTATAATACTAGTAAATCGCaaagggaaaagaaaaatggcaaaaacaaaagtgaTGAAGAGATCGAAagtgacgaagaagaatacgAAAGAAAACCGGCCGATATaagaactttgaaaaacccGAACTCTTTCCCTCCTCCACCTTTAAAAGCTGGACAGAGAACGTATACAGgacagcaacagcagcagcaaatGCCAGGCGAAGAATCCTATGGTGCTTCTCAAGCAGCATATCAAGCTCAACCTGGGGTTTCTCCAATGGGGCAGTCACAATATGCGCAGCCACAATACGCGCAGTATccacaacagcaacaagcTCCGGTGGCACAGCAGACGCCTACATATGGACCTCAAGGGCAACAAGTGCCGCCGTATGGATCATATTCTAATTCGACTAGTTTCCAGTCTTTGCCGCAGCAGAATCAACCTCAAAATCCAATTCAAAGTCAAACATCCTTGAACTCTGGGTCCCAGCAAAACACAGGTTTTCCCGCACAAAGCCCAGGGTATGGATATCCTCAGTTAGCTAGTCCAAcacaaccacaaccactGCTGCCTCAAAACAATAATCAGTatcaacagcagcagcagcagcagtcCCCACAGAATCCAGCTATTCAGTATGGGTCGCAAGGCCTACCCAATTATGGACAGCCCCAATATCCTTCGAATCCACAGCAAGTGGGTCAGTCACAGCAGCAGCCACCATCACAGTTTGGTCAACAGGTCTTACCGCCGCCTgtacaacaacagcagcatCAATTCCAACCCCAGGCCGGTCAACCAGGCTTGCAAACCCCTGGACAGTCTTCTTTTAATGCCTTTggtcaacaacaacaacaacaacaacaacaacaacaacaacaacagccCCTAAATCAAAACACTGTTTCAGGACCATATAGTAATAATGAATTCAATTCAGCAAGTGCGTACGGCCAACCTATGCCAAACAGCATAAACATGCAAGGAACAAACCAAAATTATGGAGCCCCACCCATGCAGAGTCAACCCCCAATCGGTGGACAGCCAGCTATACCTGAGAGGATGCAACCGCAACCGCAAGCACTTCCACCAAGAAATGCTTACCAGGCCGAACCATCCATTGATTCCTCCCAATCCACTCCTCATTTTGAAGTCGCACCGTATGATCCTGATGCACCTGCTCCTAGGCCTAAAATTGACATGCCTATAGTGGATGTTAGTAACCTTCCTCCGCCTCCTACGCATAGAGATAGAGGAGCAACTGTAAAACGAGAATCGACACCAAGTGTCGGAAGCTTACCAGACACTAATAAGAAAACTCTGCCAAGCGTGACTTCTTCGCCTGCAATTTCATTGTTACAAAAGAACCCAGAGCCTATTGCCATAAGCAATGGGCCTGAGCCTATTGTCATGAGCAATGAGCCAGATCCTGCTGTCATGACTAATGAGCCAGAGCCTACTAAGGAGCCAGATTCTAGCGCCAAACAAAGTGAAGAGAATACTACTAAGCCTTCCATTTTAGGACATTATGATGTTCAAGTAAACTTTGCTCCACCTCCGAAACCTTTTAGACATAAGCCTAATTCCGAACCTTCTGACCATTCCCGGAAACTTTTTACCCCAGAACAAAAAGCACCACAACTTCCTTCTCGAAATAATTCCGAACTTTCTGACCAACCATCACGGACAAAGTCTAACTCCACCGAACCAGTGTCACCAGCAAGCTCAGGGGGAGTACATGAAGCTCCTATTTCTAATTTTCTGCCTCCACCGAAACCGTTCAGACACACTGAAAACCAACAAGGCCAAGGTGCTGGATTGCcgtctttcaaaaagaagaatgacATTTCACAAACACCCTTTCGCGAgcaaattgaaaatgtcAAACCGCCATTGCAGCCTAAATCAGACTCTCGATTTCAACCTCGATCCAGACCAGTTCTCATGGAGACACAGTCTATTGAAAGCTTTCAACCGCCACCAAAGCCATTTAGACGTCCACAACAAGAACGGTCATTTTCTAGTGATAATGACAGTACTACTGATAATGACAGCGCCAATAGAGTTGACGAGAGCGAAGCGAATAACAGTCGTGGTCGTGGTCGTATAGTAAAGCATGATGGTGCTCATGATGCACATGATGCTCATGCTAGATACAAAAGTGAGAATTctgatgaaaaagatcATGATGAGTATTCTCAGAATACGTCCGCTggatttggaagaaaaaaggtCTCAGCACCTCCACCTCCACCTCCACACAAGCCCCAGAGATTAGGTGAGGCAGCTGTAGCAACGGAAATTAAGAATGTCAAAGGCTTAAATACCCATGAAAAGTCACCGTTTTCACCCCCTGCGGTCAGCTTGCCTTCAAGACCTCCTATGCAAGCGTCAGAATCTATTAAGAAAGCACCTCCACCTGTTGTGAAACCCAAACCTAAGACTCtctctttgaagaataaTGAGCCTCCAAAAGAATTGGTCAGGAAAAACACCGCAGATTTGGTAAAGGGGGCTGGGCAAGATGAAAAGTTGAATAGCATTACAAATGAATTATCTCAGTTTAAATTGAGGAAAACGAATGTaaatttggaagatttgGGTAActcaaaaaaactgaaagaaTCGAGTCCGATTGATTCAGATCTGGATGAGAACTATGTTTCTGCATCGGGATCTGTTTCCCCACCAAGGCCACCGCCTTCGAGGTCGAGCGCTATCAAGGTTCCACCGCTTGTtctaaagaagaatgacaatttgaagaaaaagccaCCAATTGTTCCTAAGAAAAAGTCATTGCTAACAGCCCTTGAACCGAGACCCATCGGCATGGAAAAAGCTGGCTCATTGGACAATTCTGATGACAGTGATGATTTGAATCCCTTTGAGAGATATAAACGAAACGTTGTTcctcaagaagaagacagaCTGCATAAGCAAAAATAA
- the CMD1 gene encoding calmodulin, translating into MSSNLTEEQIAEFKEAFALFDKDNNGSISSSELATVMRSLGJSPSEAEVNDLMNEIDVDGNHQIEFSEFLALMSRQLKSNDSEQELLEAFKVFDKNGDGLISAAELKHVLTSIGEKLTDAEVDDMLREVSDGSGEINIQQFAALLSK; encoded by the coding sequence ATGTCCTCCAATCTTACTGAAGAACAAATTGCCgaattcaaagaagctTTCGCCTTATTCGATAAAGATAACAATGGTTCTATCTCTTCCAGTGAACTAGCTACTGTGATGAGATCATTGGGTMTTTCGCCCAGTGAAGCCGAAGTCAACGATTTAATGAATGAAATTGACGTTGATGGTAACCACCAAATTGAGTTCAGTGAATTTTTGGCCCTAATGTCTCGTCAGCTCAAATCCAATGACTCCGAACAAGAACTCTTAGAAGCTTTCAAAGTATTCGATAAGAACGGTGACGGCTTAATCTCTGCTGCCGAGTTGAAGCACGTTTTGACATCCATTGGTGAAAAACTGACTGATGCAGAAGTAGACGATATGTTGAGAGAAGTTAGTGATGGCTCGGGGGAAATCAACATTCAACAATTTGCTGCCTTGTTATCTAAATAG
- the ALG1 gene encoding chitobiosyldiphosphodolichol beta-1,4 mannosyltransferase, translated as MFADTPQWLLVLVAVYLSIPLMVYFIIPYLCYGTKSTKKRVIIFVLGDVGHSPRICYHALSFSKLGWQVELCGYVDDTLPKNISNDPNITVHHISNLNRKGGQTSVLFMAKKVILQILSIFKLLWELRGSNYILIQNPPSIPILPIAVFYRLTGCKLIIDWHNLAYSILQLKFKGNFYHPLVLISYMVEMIFSKLADYNLTVTEAMRKYLIQSFHLNPKRCAVLYDRPGSQFQPFPSDISRQEAITTESFMKDYIHSDFDIEKGDKIIVTSTSFTPDEDIGILLGALKIYENSYVKFDSTLPRILCFITGKGPLKEKYMKQVKEYDWKRCQIEFVWLSAEDYPKLLQLCDYGVSLHTSSSGLDLPMKILDMFGSGLPVIALNYPVLDELVQHNVNGLKFVDRRELHESLIFAMKDADVYKNLKENIIQETQNRWQANWENTMRQLKLIH; from the coding sequence atgtttgCGGATACCCCCCAATGGTTGCTAGTTTTAGTAGCTGTATACCTTTCCATACCGTTAAtggtttattttattattcctTACTTATGCTATGGTACCAAGTCCACCAAGAAAAGGGTTATTATATTTGTGCTCGGTGATGTAGGCCATTCTCCGAGGATTTGTTACCACGCGTTGAGCTTCAGTAAGTTAGGCTGGCAGGTCGAGTTATGTGGTTACGTAGATGACACCCTACCTAAGAATATTTCTAATGATCCGAATATTACTGTTCATCATATATCAAACTTAAACAGAAAGGGAGGTCAAACGTCGGTTTTGTTTATGGCCAAAAAGGtgattcttcaaattctaaGCATTTTCAAGTTGCTTTGGGAACTGAGAGGCAGTAACTATATTTTGATACAAAACCCGCCAAGTATACCTATTCTTCCAATTGCTGTATTTTATAGGCTGACTGGTTGTAAGCTTATTATCGATTGGCATAATTTGGCATATTCTATATTGCAGCTCAAGTTCAAGGGAAACTTTTATCATCCGCTAGTGTTGATATCTTATATGGTAGAGATGATATTTAGCAAATTAGCCGATTATAATCTGACTGTTACTGAGGCCATGAGAAAGTACCTGATCCAAAGCTTTCATCTGAATCCAAAGAGATGTGCTGTTCTATATGATCGTCCAGGTTCTCAATTTCAACCTTTCCCAAGTGATATCTCTCGCCAAGAGGCTATAACAACTGAAAGTTTTATGAAGGATTACATTCACAGCGATTTTGATATAGAAAAAGGTGATAAAATCATTGTAACATCGACTTCGTTTACTcctgatgaagatattggCATTTTATTGGGTGCCTTGAAAATATACGAAAATTCGTACGTGAAATTTGATTCAACTTTACCCAGGATCTTATGTTTCATAACAGGTAAAGGGCCgttaaaagagaaatacaTGAAGCAAGTAAAGGAATATGATTGGAAGCGCTGCCAAATCGAGTTCGTATGGTTATCAGCAGAAGATTATCCAAAGTTATTACAATTATGTGATTACGGGGTGTCTTTACATACTTCAAGTTCAGGACTGGATCTGCCAATGAAAATCCTGGATATGTTTGGTTCAGGTCTTCCGGTTATTGCATTAAACTACCCAGTTCTTGATGAATTAGTACAACATAATGTTAATGGGTTAAAATTTGTTGATAGAAGAGAACTACATGAATCTTTGATCTTTGCCATGAAGGATGCTgatgtatataaaaatttaaagGAGAACATCATTCAAGAGACCCAAAACAGATGGCAAGCCAACTGGGAAAACACAATGAGACAACTGAAGCTGATCCACTGA
- the YSA1 gene encoding ADP-ribose diphosphatase: MLPLIASRNRRPISLTIRKLFRTMSIVKGKPEEAKIVEARHVKDTSDCKWIGLQKIIYKDPNGNEREWDSAVRTTRNSGGVDGIGILTILKYKDGKPDEILLQKQFRPPVEGVCIEMPAGLIDAGEDVDTAALRELKEETGYKGKIISKSPTVFNDPGFTNTNLCLVTVEVDMSLPENQKPVTQLEDNEFIECFSVELHKFPDEMVKLDQQGYKLDARVQNVAQGILMAKQYNIQ; the protein is encoded by the coding sequence ATGCTCCCTCTAATCGCCTCAAGAAATAGAAGACCCATTTCCCTTACTATTAGAAAATTATTTCGAACAATGAGCATTGTTAAGGGCAAACCAGAGGAAGCCAAAATAGTTGAAGCCCGTCACGTCAAAGACACATCGGACTGTAAATGGATTGgtttacaaaaaatcatatacAAAGATCCAAACGGCAATGAAAGAGAATGGGATAGTGCTGTTCGTACCACTAGAAACTCCGGTGGTGTAGATGGTATTGGTATATTGACAATTCTAAAATACAAAGATGGCAAACCCGACGAAATTTTATTACAGAAGCAGTTCCGTCCTCCTGTTGAAGGTGTGTGCATTGAAATGCCAGCCGGTTTGATTGATGCTGGTGAAGATGTCGACACCGCTGCACTAAGAGAGTTGAAGGAAGAGACAGGTTACAAAGGTAAAATTATTTCGAAAAGTCCAACTGTATTCAATGATCCTGGTTTCACCAACACCAACCTCTGTCTTGTAACTGTCGAAGTTGATATGAGTTTACCTGAAAACCAAAAGCCAGTGACTCAGCTAGAAGACAATGAGTTCATTGAATGCTTCAGTGTCGAATTGCACAAGTTCCCAGACGAAATGGTGAAATTGGACCAACAAGGCTATAAATTGGATGCGCGTGTTCAGAATGTAGCACAGGGTATTCTCATGGCTAAACAATACAATATCCAATAA
- the CYC8 gene encoding transcription regulator CYC8, giving the protein MNPGGEQTIMEQPAQQQQQQQQQQQQQQVQQQQAAVPQQPLDPLTQSTAETWLSIASLAETLGDGDRAAMAYDATLQFNPSSAKALTSLAHLYRSRDMFQRAAELYERALLVNPELSDVWATLGHCYLMLDDLQRAYNAYQQALYHLSNPNVPKLWHGIGILYDRYGSLDYAEEAFAKVLELDPHFEKANEIYFRLGIIYKHQGKWSQALECFRYILPQPPAPLQEWDIWFQLGSVLESMGEWQGAKEAYEHVLAQNQHHAKVLQQLGCLYGMSNVQFYDPQKALDYLLKSLEADPSDATTWYHLGRVHMIRTDYTAAYDAFQQAVNRDSRNPIFWCSIGVLYYQISQYRDALDAYTRAIRLNPYISEVWYDLGTLYETCNNQLSDALDAYKQAARLDVNNIHIRERLEALTKQLENPGSKSNGAPSNASPAPPPVILQPTLQPNDQGNPLNARISAQPANTAASMVQQQQHPAQQTPTNSSATMYTNGASPQLQAQAQAQAQAQAQAQAQAQAQAQAQVQAQAQAQAQAQAQAQAQAQAQAXAQAQAQAQAQAQAQAQAQAQAQAQAQAQAQAQQQQQQQQQQQQQQQQQQQQHQQQQQQQQQQQQQQQQQQHQQHQQQQQQQQQHQQQQQQQQQQQQQHQQQHQLQALPRQQQQQAVPVQMLNPQQGQAYVTQPTIIQAHQLQPFSAQAMEHQQSSQLPSQQQLQSIQHQQHLQPQPQAPQPLIQHNLEQNSLPQKRYMEGAIHTLVDAAVSSSTHPESNRNSPHQLPPAISNQTSAVITPSIEPRSKKQRLNSSGSNISQLVNTASSIEENSTPETTNPQPAVAESDVPVQEETPTKASSIPSTIHAQELSQEATNNEQITKTSSAPPPMESSNVEAKPANVQPTLSSENSTTKGNEEGTAETIKLSTTTSPTEETPVEGDVGRDTKEGNGTPTEPVASSAEETDPTAAVETEPQQDESLATTATVIKPTLETMETVKEEAKMREEEQTTQEKTPQENILPIENVVRQVEEDENYDD; this is encoded by the coding sequence atgaatccGGGCGGTGaacaaacaataatggAACAACCCGCtcagcagcaacagcagcagcaacagcaacagcagcagcaacaggtacaacaacagcaggCTGCAGTTCCTCAACAGCCGCTGGACCCATTAACACAATCGACTGCGGAAACATGGCTCTCCATAGCTTCCTTGGCAGAAACTCTTGGCGACGGTGATCGGGCTGCAATGGCGTATGATGCCACTTTACAATTCAATCCCTCTTCCGCGAAGGCGTTGACCTCACTGGCCCACCTATACCGTTCCAGAGACATGTTTCAAAGGGCCGCAGAACTCTACGAAAGGGCTTTGCTTGTTAACCCTGAACTATCGGACGTATGGGCTACCCTGGGCCATTGTTATCTGATGCTGGATGACTTGCAAAGAGCTTACAATGCCTACCAACAAGCGCTATATCACCTCAGCAACCCCAACGTACCGAAATTATGGCATGGAATCGGTATTCTTTACGACAGATACGGTTCCTTGGATTATGCTGAAGAAGCCTTCGCCAAAGTCTTGGAACTGGACCCTCACTTCGAAAAGGCAAATGAAATCTACTTCAGACTTGGTATCATATACAAACACCAGGGTAAATGGTCGCAGGCTTTAGAATGCTTCAGATACATCTTACCTCAACCTCCCGCTCCCTTGCAAGAATGGGACATATGGTTCCAGTTGGGTAGTGTTCTGGAGAGTATGGGTGAATGGCAGGGCGCCAAAGAGGCCTACGAACATGTCTTGGCTCAAAATCAACATCATGCTAAAGTGTTACAACAATTGGGCTGTCTTTACGGTATGAGCAATGTACAGTTCTACGACCCTCAAAAGGCATTGGATTATCTCTTAAAATCATTGGAGGCAGACCCTTCGGACGCCACTACATGGTACCATCTGGGCAGAGTTCATATGATCAGAACGGACTACACCGCTGCATATGACGCCTTCCAACAGGCCGTCAACAGAGATTCAAGAAACCCAATATTTTGGTGTTCTATCGGTGTCTTATACTACCAAATCTCTCAATATAGGGACGCTTTAGACGCTTACACTAGAGCTATAAGATTGAATCCTTATATCAGTGAAGTTTGGTACGATTTAGGTACCCTTTACGAAACCTGTAACAATCAACTATCTGATGCCCTCGACGCTTATAAACAAGCTGCAAGATTAGATGTAAATAACATTCACATCAGAGAAAGATTAGAGGCCCTAACCAAACAGCTGGAAAATCCGGGCAGCAAATCAAATGGTGCTCCTTCAAACGCTTCTCCCGCACCACCCCCTGTGATTTTACAACCCACCTTACAACCCAATGATCAAGGTAATCCCTTGAATGCTAGGATTTCAGCTCAACCTGCTAACACTGCTGCATCAATGgttcaacaacagcaacatCCAGCTCAACAAACCCCAACCAACTCTTCTGCCACAATGTACACTAATGGAGCTTCTCCACAATTACAAGCACAAGCACAAGCCCAAGCCCAAGCCCAAGCWCAAGCCCAAGCTCAAGCCCAAGCGCAAGCCCARGCCCAAGTACAAGCACAAGCACAAGCACAAGCGCAGGCCCAAGCACAAGCGCAGGCCCAAGCACAAGCACAAGCGCAWGCCCAAGCACAAGCACAGGCCCAAGCTCAAGCACAAGCACAAGCGCAAGCCCAAGCGCAAGCACAAGCGCAAGCGCAAGCCCAAGCACAGGctcagcagcagcagcagcagcagcagcaacaacaacaacaacaacaacaacaacaacaacaacatcagcagcagcagcagcaacaacaacaacagcaacaacaacagcaacagcagcagcatcaGCAGCatcagcagcaacaacaacaacagcaacaacatcaacagcagcagcaacagcagcaacaacagcagcagcaacatcAGCAACAGCATCAGTTGCAGGCTTTACCAAgacaacaacagcaacaggCCGTTCCTGTACAAATGTTGAACCCACAACAAGGCCAAGCTTATGTCACCCAACCAACCATCATTCAAGCACACCAATTACAACCTTTCTCTGCGCAAGCTATGGAACATCAGCAAAGTTCTCAGTTGCCATCTCAACAACAACTACAGTCTATTCAGCATCAACAACATCTTCAGCCCCAACCTCAGGCTCCACAACCTTTAATTCAACACAACCTGGAACAGAACTCTTTGCCCCAAAAGAGATACATGGAAGGCGCCATTCACACCTTGGTAGATGCCGCCGTATCTAGTAGCACTCACCCAGAAAGTAATAGAAATTCTCCTCACCAACTACCACCCGCCATATCGAATCAAACCTCTGCAGTAATAACTCCGAGCATTGAACCACGATCAAAGAAGCAAAGACTAAATTCTTCAGGTTCAAATATCAGCCAGTTAGTAAATACTGCTTCTTCTATCGAGGAGAATTCAACGCCTGAGACGACTAACCCACAACCTGCAGTAGCAGAATCTGATGTTCCTGTACAAGAGGAGACACCCACAAAGGCAAGTTCAATCCCTTCAACAATCCATGCTCAAGAACTCTCACAAGAAGCCACTAACAACGAACAGATTACTAAAACATCTTCTGCTCCTCCTCCCATGGAATCGTCTAACGTGGAGGCCAAGCCAGCTAATGTACAACCGACTTTATCGTCAGAAAATTCAACGACGAAAGGGAATGAAGAAGGTACTGCTGAGACAATCAAACTTTCCACTACTACTAGCCCTACCGAGGAAACTCCAGTAGAAGGCGACGTGGGACGGGACACTAAAGAGGGAAACGGCACTCCAACCGAACCAGTTGCATCCTCTGCCGAGGAAACAGACCCTACAGCTGCTGTGGAAACTGAACCACAACAAGATGAATCTCTCGCTACAACGGCAACGGTAATTAAGCCTACGTTGGAAACAATGGAAACcgtaaaagaagaagctaaaATGCgcgaagaagaacaaaccactcaagaaaaaactcCACAAGAAAACATACTTCCAATAGAAAATGTGGTAAGGCAggtggaagaagatgaaaattaTGATGACTAA
- the RAD16 gene encoding DNA repair protein RAD16: MQEGGFIRRRRTRSTKKNVNYNELSDDDAGVKNSKSSDLKREGEDVVDIQDVEYLDDATLVKTPDEGDEDRIIDLTASDKERTATDDDIFLIKSEDDKIIEPKNELDGSDDDEPLTKKRKTASKRKKKPTTKRKPPKVTPYERNTLRLYENHPELKDVFSVLKQAPPYVAQRSEQPDGMTIKLLPFQLEGLRWLISQEESIYAGGVLADEMGMGKTIQTIALLMNDLTKSPSLVVAPTVALMQWKNEIEQHTKGQLKIYIYHGASKATNIKDLKDYDVILTTYAVLESVFRKQNYGFKRKNGLFKQPSVLHNIDFYRVILDEAHNIKDRQSNTARAVNNLKTQKRWCLSGTPLQNRIGEMYSLIRFLNINPFTKYFCTKCDCASKDWKFSDRMHCDHCNHVIMQHTNFFNHFMLKNIQKFGVEGPGLESFKNIQTLLKNIMLRRTKVERADDLGLPPRIVTVRRDFFNEEEKDLYRSLYSDIKRKYNSFVEEGVVLNNYANIFTLITRMRQLADHPDLVLKRLKNSTNDDLGVVICQLCNDEAEEPIESKCHHKFCRLCVKEYVDSYMENNNKLTCPVCHIGLSIDLSQPALEVDMESFKKQSIVSRLNMSGKWQSSTKIEALVEELYKLRSNKRTIKSIVFSQFTSMLDLVEWRLKRAGFQTVKLQGSMSPTQRDETIKYFMNNIQCEVFLVSLKAGGVALNLCEASQVFILDPWWNPSVEWQSGDRVHRIGQYRPVKITRFCIEDSIESRIIELQEKKANMIHATINQDEAAIGRLTPADLQFLFNN, translated from the coding sequence atGCAAGAAGGTGGTTTCATTCGTAGAAGACGTACAAGAAgtaccaagaaaaatgttaaCTACAACGAACTAAGCGACGATGATGCAGGTGTGAAAAATTCGAAATCTTCGGATCTGAAAAGGGAGGGAGAAGACGTAGTGGACATCCAAGACGTCGAATATCTCGACGATGCCACACTGGTAAAGACTCCTGACGAGGGCGACGAGGACCGCATCATAGATCTGACGGCTTCCGATAAAGAACGGACCGCCACTGATGAtgatatatttttgatcaaGAGTGAAGACGATAAGATAATAGAACCTAAGAACGAGCTAGACGGCTCCGATGATGACGAACCCCTaacgaaaaaaaggaaaaccGCTagcaaaaggaagaaaaaacccACTACCAAAAGGAAGCCACCCAAAGTGACTCCATATGAAAGGAACACTTTGCGGTTATACGAAAATCATCCTGAACTGAAAGATgttttttcagttttgaAACAAGCGCCCCCCTACGTAGCCCAAAGGTCAGAGCAACCCGATGGTATGACCATCAAACTGCTGCCCTTTCAACTGGAAGGGCTTCGTTGGCTTATATCCCAAGAGGAAAGCATCTACGCGGGCGGTGTCTTGGCAGACGAAATGGGTATGGGTAAAACTATTCAAACCATCGCTTTGTTAATGAACGATCTGACAAAGTCTCCCTCTCTAGTGGTCGCCCCAACTGTGGCGCTGATGCAGTGGAAAAACGAAATAGAACAACACACCAAGGGACAACTGAAGATTTACATATACCACGGTGCCTCAAAGGCCACCAACATTAAAGACCTAAAGGACTATGACGTTATACTGACCACTTACGCAGTCTTGGAATCTGTGTTCAGAAAGCAAAACTACGGattcaaaaggaaaaatggGCTTTTCAAGCAACCTTCCGTCTTGCATAATATAGACTTTTACAGAGTCATTCTGGATGAGGCGCACAATATCAAAGATAGACAAAGTAATACCGCCAGAGCAGTgaacaatttgaaaactcaaaaacGATGGTGCCTATCGGGTACCCCCTTACAGAATAGAATTGGTGAAATGTACTCTCTGATCAGATTTTTGAACATCAACCCCTTCACAAAATACTTTTGCACCAAATGTGACTGTGCCTCGAAGGACTGGAAATTTTCGGATCGCATGCATTGTGACCACTGTAACCATGTCATCATGCAACAcaccaattttttcaaccatTTCATGCTGAAAAACATTCAGAAGTTCGGTGTAGAGGGCCCCGGGTTGGAATCTTTTAAAAACATCCAAACACTGTTGAAGAATATCATGCTCAGAAGAACCAAAGTTGAAAGAGCAGATGATTTAGGACTCCCCCCCAGAATCGTCACTGTCAGGAGAGATTTCTTTaacgaagaagagaaggatCTCTACAGAAGTTTATATTCTGATATtaagagaaaatataattcGTTTGTCGAGGAAGGTGTTGTTCTTAACAATTATGCGAACATTTTCACCTTGATCACAAGAATGAGGCAGCTGGCAGACCATCCCGATCTGGTATTAAAGAGATTAAAGAACTCTACCAACGACGATCTCGGTGTCGTAATCTGTCAATTATGTAACGACGAAGCTGAAGAACCCATTGAATCTAAATGTCACCACAAATTCTGTCGCTTATGCGTTAAGGAATACGTGGATTCTTATAtggaaaacaacaataaacTAACTTGCCCTGTTTGCCACATCGGTCTCAGTATCGATTTGTCTCAACCTGCTCTAGAAGTAGACATGGAATCCTTCAAGAAACAAAGTATTGTGAGTCGCTTAAACATGAGCGGCAAGTGGCAGTCGTCGACAAAAATCGAAGCGTTGGTGGAAGAACTATACAAATTGAGAAgcaacaaaagaacaataaaaTCCATTGTATTTTCCCAGTTTACAAGTATGTTAGATTTAGTGGAATGGAGATTGAAAAGAGCTGGTTTCCAGACAGTAAAGCTTCAAGGTAGCATGTCTCCGACGCAAAGAGACGAAACAATCAAATACTTTATGAACAACATTCAATGTGAGGTTTTCCTCGTAAGTTTGAAAGCTGGTGGTGTGGCCCTGAATCTTTGTGAAGCTTCTCAAGTATTCATTTTGGATCCATGGTGGAATCCTAGTGTAGAATGGCAAAGTGGTGATAGAGTACATAGAATTGGTCAGTACCGACCTGTTAAGATCACCAGGTTTTGCATTGAAGATAGTATAGAATCAAGAATTATTGAACTacaggaaaagaaggcGAATATGATTCATGCAACAATTAACCAAGATGAAGCCGCAATCGGTAGACTGACCCCAGCAGATTTACAATTCTTGTTCAATAACTGA